The uncultured Desulfuromonas sp. genome has a segment encoding these proteins:
- the fumC gene encoding class II fumarate hydratase has protein sequence MTTYRKETDSMGAIDVVADRYWGAQTQRSIGNFPIGVSRFQWQRPVIKALGILKKSAARANAELGELPDDLAQLICKAADEVIGGSLDEHFPLVVFQTGSGTQSNMNANEVISNRAIELAGGSMGSKVPVHPNDHVNRGQSSNDTFPTAMHIAVVDQIESVLLPAVTRLRDTLAAKAKEFDAIVKVGRTHLQDATPITLGQEISAWVAQIDFGLQAVRDSLPGLYDLAIGGTAVGTGLNAHPQFGDKTAAYIAEESGHPFRSADNKFFALSAHDALVNTSAALRTLAGGLMKMANDVRWLASGPRCGIGELVIPENEPGSSIMPGKVNPTQCEAMTMVCTQVFGNDAAVAFAGSQGNFQLNVYKPVMVHNVLESCDLLADTCNAFNDHCAVGIEPQQEKISENLDKNLMLVTALNRHIGYDKAAHIAKKAHHEGLTLRQSALALGYVTEEQFAEWIVPLDMTDNRR, from the coding sequence ATGACCACTTATCGCAAAGAAACCGACTCCATGGGGGCCATTGATGTCGTGGCCGATCGCTACTGGGGGGCTCAAACCCAACGCTCCATCGGCAACTTTCCCATCGGCGTCAGCCGTTTTCAATGGCAACGTCCGGTGATCAAGGCGTTGGGGATCCTGAAAAAATCGGCCGCGCGTGCCAATGCCGAACTCGGCGAATTGCCCGACGATCTGGCTCAGCTGATTTGTAAAGCGGCCGACGAAGTGATCGGCGGCAGCCTCGATGAGCATTTTCCTTTGGTGGTGTTTCAAACCGGTTCCGGTACCCAATCCAACATGAACGCCAATGAGGTGATCTCCAACCGCGCCATTGAGCTGGCCGGCGGCAGCATGGGCAGCAAAGTTCCGGTTCATCCCAACGACCATGTTAACCGCGGTCAGTCGTCCAACGACACCTTTCCAACCGCCATGCACATCGCCGTGGTCGATCAGATCGAATCGGTGCTGCTTCCGGCGGTGACCCGGTTGCGTGACACCCTGGCCGCGAAAGCCAAGGAGTTTGACGCCATTGTTAAAGTGGGGCGCACACATCTGCAGGACGCCACGCCTATTACCCTTGGTCAGGAGATCAGCGCCTGGGTGGCACAAATTGATTTTGGTCTGCAGGCGGTGCGCGACTCTTTGCCGGGACTGTATGATCTGGCCATCGGTGGTACCGCAGTGGGCACCGGCCTCAACGCGCACCCTCAGTTCGGCGATAAAACCGCCGCCTACATCGCCGAAGAAAGCGGTCATCCGTTTCGTAGCGCCGACAACAAATTTTTTGCCCTGTCCGCGCACGATGCCTTGGTCAATACGTCGGCGGCGCTGCGTACCCTCGCCGGAGGTCTGATGAAAATGGCCAACGACGTGCGCTGGTTGGCCAGCGGCCCGCGCTGCGGTATCGGTGAACTGGTGATTCCTGAAAACGAGCCCGGCTCCTCCATCATGCCCGGCAAAGTCAATCCCACCCAGTGCGAAGCCATGACCATGGTTTGTACCCAGGTGTTCGGCAACGATGCGGCCGTTGCTTTTGCCGGTTCCCAGGGCAATTTTCAGCTCAATGTGTACAAACCGGTGATGGTGCATAACGTGTTGGAAAGCTGCGACTTGCTTGCCGACACCTGCAATGCCTTCAATGACCACTGCGCTGTCGGCATTGAACCGCAGCAGGAAAAAATCAGCGAGAACCTTGATAAAAACCTGATGCTGGTCACCGCCCTCAATCGCCACATTGGCTACGACAAGGCCGCGCATATCGCCAAAAAAGCCCACCACGAAGGACTGACCCTGCGCCAGTCCGCCCTGGCTCTGGGCTATGTTACGGAAGAACAGTTTGCCGAGTGGATTGTGCCGCTGGATATGACCGATAACCGTCGCTAA
- a CDS encoding ZIP family metal transporter: MSDWFLNLTPVMQALVGTLFTWFMTALGASVVIFFKTINRKLLDGMLGAAAGVMIAASFWSLLAPAIEMTENSGGTPWIPATVGFLSGGAFLWLVDKVLPHLHSGFPMSEAEGIKTSWQRSTLLCLAITLHNIPEGLAVGVAFGALAADLPSASLAGAIALAVGIGIQNFPEGAAVSVPLRREGMSRGKSFWYGQLSGTVEPIAGVLGAMAVIWMEPLLPYALSFAAGAMIYVVVEEVIPESQLARNTDLATVGAMCGFAIMMTLDVALG; encoded by the coding sequence ATGTCCGACTGGTTTTTGAATCTGACCCCGGTGATGCAGGCGCTGGTGGGTACTTTATTTACCTGGTTCATGACCGCATTGGGTGCCAGTGTTGTCATCTTTTTTAAGACGATTAATCGCAAGCTCCTCGATGGCATGCTCGGTGCCGCCGCAGGCGTCATGATTGCCGCCAGCTTCTGGTCGTTGCTGGCACCGGCCATTGAAATGACCGAAAATTCCGGGGGCACTCCGTGGATTCCCGCCACGGTCGGGTTTTTATCCGGAGGCGCCTTCTTATGGCTGGTCGACAAGGTTCTGCCGCATCTCCATTCCGGCTTTCCCATGTCTGAAGCCGAAGGGATTAAAACCAGCTGGCAACGCAGCACGCTACTGTGTCTCGCCATCACCCTGCACAATATTCCTGAAGGTCTTGCTGTTGGTGTCGCGTTCGGGGCGTTGGCCGCTGACCTTCCTTCCGCCTCCCTCGCCGGGGCCATTGCGCTGGCTGTCGGCATCGGCATTCAGAACTTTCCCGAAGGAGCCGCCGTCTCCGTTCCGCTGCGCCGCGAGGGGATGTCGCGCGGCAAGAGTTTCTGGTACGGCCAGTTGTCCGGTACGGTCGAACCCATTGCCGGGGTGCTGGGCGCCATGGCTGTTATCTGGATGGAACCGCTGTTGCCCTATGCGTTGTCCTTTGCCGCCGGTGCCATGATCTACGTGGTGGTGGAAGAGGTCATCCCCGAGTCGCAACTGGCGCGCAACACCGATCTGGCCACGGTTGGGGCCATGTGCGGGTTTGCCATTATGATGACGCTGGATGTGGCTTTGGGCTAA
- a CDS encoding HD domain-containing phosphohydrolase → MTTSDLTIDLRQMIIAIETAVSFVGMNDINHGKRVGYIAGQLGHHLGFSDEDIQFAFELGLLHDCGVSTEQMHSNLVNHFDWEDAHIHCDIGYQLLKNFAPLAAYAIPIYYHHTPWQQLVETRVSRRDGRMANLIFLSDRIDILAASHYKNDILVARKEIARSINSYGGSYFDLTLVDAFNAVEQSEAFWISLEDRHVTRYVWNMGLTQSNTPLTLEQLRQLSLILAYIVDQKSPFTAQHSLLVASLASYIAKSYGLSEAQCEKIEVAGLLHDLGKLHTPDHILGKPAPLSAIERSIMNQHSYETYEILRHIKGLGEIAEWAAYHHEGLNGVGYPFHPSAAKLSTEARIIAVADIFQAVVQDRPYRDGRTLNETIKILEDMTRNGKLDEEIVSLVKQHAVACFRIASGEDQDERLSYRGLFPEGMGQQVS, encoded by the coding sequence ATGACAACAAGCGATTTGACCATTGATCTGCGCCAGATGATTATTGCCATCGAAACCGCGGTGTCCTTTGTCGGCATGAACGACATCAACCACGGTAAACGGGTCGGTTATATTGCCGGCCAGTTGGGGCACCATCTCGGCTTCAGCGATGAAGATATTCAGTTCGCCTTTGAACTCGGCCTGCTCCATGACTGCGGCGTATCCACCGAGCAAATGCATTCCAATCTGGTCAACCATTTCGACTGGGAAGATGCCCATATCCATTGTGACATCGGCTATCAGCTGTTGAAAAACTTCGCTCCTCTTGCCGCCTATGCCATACCGATTTACTACCACCACACGCCGTGGCAGCAGCTGGTGGAAACCAGAGTCAGCCGTCGTGATGGTCGTATGGCCAACCTGATTTTTTTAAGTGACCGCATCGATATTCTGGCGGCCTCCCACTACAAAAACGACATCCTCGTCGCCCGTAAGGAGATTGCCCGCTCCATTAACTCTTATGGCGGCAGTTATTTTGACCTGACTCTGGTGGATGCGTTTAACGCCGTGGAACAATCCGAGGCCTTTTGGATCTCCCTCGAAGACCGCCACGTCACCCGTTATGTGTGGAACATGGGGCTCACGCAAAGCAATACGCCGCTAACCTTGGAACAATTGCGTCAGCTCTCGCTGATCCTGGCGTACATTGTCGATCAGAAAAGTCCGTTCACAGCGCAACATTCGCTGCTTGTCGCCAGTCTCGCCTCCTATATTGCCAAGAGCTACGGCCTGTCCGAGGCCCAGTGCGAAAAAATCGAGGTTGCCGGCTTACTTCACGATCTCGGCAAACTGCATACGCCCGATCATATTCTCGGTAAACCCGCACCACTGTCCGCCATCGAGCGCTCCATCATGAATCAGCACAGCTATGAAACCTACGAGATCCTTCGCCACATCAAGGGCCTCGGAGAGATCGCCGAATGGGCCGCCTACCACCACGAAGGCCTCAACGGCGTCGGCTATCCCTTTCACCCTTCGGCGGCCAAACTCTCCACCGAAGCGCGCATTATTGCCGTGGCGGATATTTTTCAGGCGGTCGTGCAGGACCGACCGTATCGTGACGGCAGGACCTTGAATGAAACCATAAAAATCCTCGAAGACATGACGCGCAACGGCAAGCTGGATGAAGAGATTGTGTCGCTGGTCAAACAACACGCTGTGGCGTGTTTTCGTATTGCTTCGGGTGAGGACCAGGATGAGCGGTTGAGTTATCGCGGGCTGTTTCCCGAAGGGATGGGTCAGCAAGTCTCATGA